One segment of Macrotis lagotis isolate mMagLag1 chromosome 1, bilby.v1.9.chrom.fasta, whole genome shotgun sequence DNA contains the following:
- the LOC141495201 gene encoding all-trans-retinol 13,14-reductase-like isoform X6, whose amino-acid sequence MAKSLQEPGRRAIASLPRAEVPQEPEATGLIWLWAALGLLTGLLLLMAVVRRLVLGCRWDDPNPFAEDGRRPPLAPVTDQEVRRRVLQQDFSEARVPAQLDAVVIGSGIGGLAVAAILAKAGKRVLVLEQHTMAGGCCHIFDQDALEFDTGIHYVGQMKKGSFSRFLLDQITEGQLHWAYLASPFDWVVLEGPSGRRKFPMYAGEKAYIQGLKDKFPNEEDTIDKYMKMVQEVAKAVPHMVLLKIIPLPVVRLLDKCGVLAFFSPLLRAATQSLDEVLNQLSASQDLKTVLSYIYPTYGVRVKKGQKLLDISSLTVISNAGIQTQLGMVQHSLSTLYVFICLRGSKKHLGLEANNCYVYFDTDMDQAMERYLSLSKDQAVAHIPYFFITSASAKDPTWKDRFPDQSTLIMMLPARYEWFEEWQDKPPGKRGSDSEALKDSFIDASLSVLMKLHPQLEGKVHNVSMGSPLSHQFFPAAPHGENYWVDHTLNHLQPHVMATIRAQSPIPNLYLTGQDVFTCGLFRALHGALLCSSTILQRNVYLDLLRLQTQVPVALPKRVN is encoded by the exons ATGGCCAAGAGCCTTCAGGAGCCGGGCCGGCGGGCCATCGCCTCCCTTCCCCGGGCAGAGGTGCCCCAGGAGCCGGAGGCCACGGGGCTGATATGGCTGTGGGCCGCCTTGGGGCTGCTGACTGGCCTCCTGCTGCTAATGGCCGTGGTCCGGAGGCTCGTCCTGGGCTGCCGCTGGGACGACCCCAACCCCTTCGCCGAGGACGGGAGGAGGCCCCCGCTGGCGCCGGTGACTGACCAGGAGGTCCGCAGGAGGGTCCTCCAGCAAG ATTTCTCAGAAGCTCGAGTGCCAGCCCAGCTGGATGCAGTGGTGATTGGGAGTGGTATCGGGGGCCTGGCAGTAGCTGCCATCCTAGCCAAAGCAGGAAAACGGGTTCTAGTACTGGAGCAGCACACTATGGCGGGGGGCTGTTGCCATATCTTTGACCAGGATGCCCTGGAGTTTGATACAG GGATCCACTATgttgggcaaatgaaaaagggaagCTTTAGCCGTTTCCTCCTGGACCAGATCACAGAGGGGCAGTTGCACTGGGCTTACCTGGCTTCCCCATTTGATTGGGTGGTGCTGGAGGGACCTAGTGGCAGAAGGAAGTTTCCCATGTATGCTGGGGAGAAAGCCTATATTCAAGGCCTCAAGGACAAGTTTCCTAATGAAGAAGACACCATTGACAAGTACATGAAGATGGTTCAG GAGGTAGCAAAAGCAGTTCCTCACATGGTCCTGCTGAAGATCATCCCTCTGCCAGTGGTGAGGCTGCTGGATAAGTGTGGGGTGCTggcctttttctcccctctcctgaGAGCAGCCACCCAGAGCTTAGATGAGGTCCTCAACCAGCTGTCTGCCTCCCAGGACCTCAAAACTGTGCTCAGCTACATCTACCCCACCTATG GTGTTAGGGTGAAGAAAGGACAAAAGCTGTTGGATATCTCTTCTCTCACTGTGATCTCCAATGCAG GGATACAAACTCAGCTGGGAATGGTGCAGCACAGCCTGTCTACACTTTATGTCTTCATCTGTCTCCGAGGCTCCAAGAAACACCTGGGTCTGGAAGCCAACAACTGTTACGTCTACTTTGACACAGACATGGACCAAGC GATGGAGAGATACTTGTCCCTCTCCAAGGACCAAGCTGTGGCACACATTCCCTATTTCTTCATCACCTCAGCATCAGCCAAAGACCCAACATGGAAGGACAGATTCCCAG ACCAGTCAACACTGATTATGATGCTGCCCGCCCGCTACGAGTGGTTTGAGGAATGGCAGGACAAGCCCCCAGGCAAGAGGGGGAGTGACAGTGAGGCTCTGAAGGACTCCTTCATAGATGCTTCCTTGTCTGTTTTGATGAAACTTCACCCTCAGTTGGAGGGGAAG GTTCATAATGTTTCAATGGGGAGCCCACTCAGTCATCAGTTCTTCCCAGCTGCCCCCCATGGAGAGAACTATTGGGTTGACCACACCCTGAACCATCTACAGCCTCATGTAATGGCCACAATACGAGCTCAGAGCCCCATTCCCAATCTCTATCTTACAG GGCAGGACGTGTTCACTTGTGGTCTGTTCAGGGCCCTCCATGGGGCCCTCTTGTGCAGCAGCACCATCCTGCAGAGGAATGTGTACCTGGACCTCCTGCGGCTCCAGACTCAGGTCCCTGTTGCCCTGCCCAAGAGGGTGAATTAG
- the LOC141495201 gene encoding all-trans-retinol 13,14-reductase-like isoform X3, whose protein sequence is MAKSLQEPGRRAIASLPRAEVPQEPEATGLIWLWAALGLLTGLLLLMAVVRRLVLGCRWDDPNPFAEDGRRPPLAPVTDQEVRRRVLQQDFSEARVPAQLDAVVIGSGIGGLAVAAILAKAGKRVLVLEQHTMAGGCCHIFDQDALEFDTGIHYVGQMKKGSFSRFLLDQITEGQLHWAYLASPFDWVVLEGPSGRRKFPMYAGEKAYIQGLKDKFPNEEDTIDKYMKMVQEVAKAVPHMVLLKIIPLPVVRLLDKCGVLAFFSPLLRAATQSLDEVLNQLSASQDLKTVLSYIYPTYGVTPKNASFSLHALLINHFLEGAFYPRGGASEIAFHLIPVIQQAGGTVLTKAKVKSVLLDAAGRACGWTSVHEASVTASAREGVRVKKGQKLLDISSLTVISNAGIQTQLGMVQHSLSTLYVFICLRGSKKHLGLEANNCYVYFDTDMDQAMERYLSLSKDQAVAHIPYFFITSASAKDPTWKDRFPDQSTLIMMLPARYEWFEEWQDKPPGKRGSDSEALKDSFIDASLSVLMKLHPQLEGKVHNVSMGSPLSHQFFPAAPHGENYWVDHTLNHLQPHVMATIRAQSPIPNLYLTGQDVFTCGLFRALHGALLCSSTILQRNVYLDLLRLQTQVPVALPKRVN, encoded by the exons ATGGCCAAGAGCCTTCAGGAGCCGGGCCGGCGGGCCATCGCCTCCCTTCCCCGGGCAGAGGTGCCCCAGGAGCCGGAGGCCACGGGGCTGATATGGCTGTGGGCCGCCTTGGGGCTGCTGACTGGCCTCCTGCTGCTAATGGCCGTGGTCCGGAGGCTCGTCCTGGGCTGCCGCTGGGACGACCCCAACCCCTTCGCCGAGGACGGGAGGAGGCCCCCGCTGGCGCCGGTGACTGACCAGGAGGTCCGCAGGAGGGTCCTCCAGCAAG ATTTCTCAGAAGCTCGAGTGCCAGCCCAGCTGGATGCAGTGGTGATTGGGAGTGGTATCGGGGGCCTGGCAGTAGCTGCCATCCTAGCCAAAGCAGGAAAACGGGTTCTAGTACTGGAGCAGCACACTATGGCGGGGGGCTGTTGCCATATCTTTGACCAGGATGCCCTGGAGTTTGATACAG GGATCCACTATgttgggcaaatgaaaaagggaagCTTTAGCCGTTTCCTCCTGGACCAGATCACAGAGGGGCAGTTGCACTGGGCTTACCTGGCTTCCCCATTTGATTGGGTGGTGCTGGAGGGACCTAGTGGCAGAAGGAAGTTTCCCATGTATGCTGGGGAGAAAGCCTATATTCAAGGCCTCAAGGACAAGTTTCCTAATGAAGAAGACACCATTGACAAGTACATGAAGATGGTTCAG GAGGTAGCAAAAGCAGTTCCTCACATGGTCCTGCTGAAGATCATCCCTCTGCCAGTGGTGAGGCTGCTGGATAAGTGTGGGGTGCTggcctttttctcccctctcctgaGAGCAGCCACCCAGAGCTTAGATGAGGTCCTCAACCAGCTGTCTGCCTCCCAGGACCTCAAAACTGTGCTCAGCTACATCTACCCCACCTATG GTGTGACCCCAAAGAATGCCAGCTTCTCTCTGCATGCCTTACTAATAAATCACTTCTTGGAAGGGGCATTTTACCCTCGGGGAGGTGCCAGTGAGATAGCTTTTCACCTCATCCCAGTGATTCAACAGGCAGGGGGTACGGTCCTTACCAAGGCAAAAGTGAAGAGTGTGCTGCTGGATGCTGCCGGAAGAGCCTGTG GTTGGACCTCAGTTCATGAAGCCTCTGTGACAGCCTCAGCCAGGGAAG GTGTTAGGGTGAAGAAAGGACAAAAGCTGTTGGATATCTCTTCTCTCACTGTGATCTCCAATGCAG GGATACAAACTCAGCTGGGAATGGTGCAGCACAGCCTGTCTACACTTTATGTCTTCATCTGTCTCCGAGGCTCCAAGAAACACCTGGGTCTGGAAGCCAACAACTGTTACGTCTACTTTGACACAGACATGGACCAAGC GATGGAGAGATACTTGTCCCTCTCCAAGGACCAAGCTGTGGCACACATTCCCTATTTCTTCATCACCTCAGCATCAGCCAAAGACCCAACATGGAAGGACAGATTCCCAG ACCAGTCAACACTGATTATGATGCTGCCCGCCCGCTACGAGTGGTTTGAGGAATGGCAGGACAAGCCCCCAGGCAAGAGGGGGAGTGACAGTGAGGCTCTGAAGGACTCCTTCATAGATGCTTCCTTGTCTGTTTTGATGAAACTTCACCCTCAGTTGGAGGGGAAG GTTCATAATGTTTCAATGGGGAGCCCACTCAGTCATCAGTTCTTCCCAGCTGCCCCCCATGGAGAGAACTATTGGGTTGACCACACCCTGAACCATCTACAGCCTCATGTAATGGCCACAATACGAGCTCAGAGCCCCATTCCCAATCTCTATCTTACAG GGCAGGACGTGTTCACTTGTGGTCTGTTCAGGGCCCTCCATGGGGCCCTCTTGTGCAGCAGCACCATCCTGCAGAGGAATGTGTACCTGGACCTCCTGCGGCTCCAGACTCAGGTCCCTGTTGCCCTGCCCAAGAGGGTGAATTAG
- the LOC141495201 gene encoding all-trans-retinol 13,14-reductase-like isoform X1 — translation MAKSLQEPGRRAIASLPRAEVPQEPEATGLIWLWAALGLLTGLLLLMAVVRRLVLGCRWDDPNPFAEDGRRPPLAPVTDQEVRRRVLQQDFSEARVPAQLDAVVIGSGIGGLAVAAILAKAGKRVLVLEQHTMAGGCCHIFDQDALEFDTGIHYVGQMKKGSFSRFLLDQITEGQLHWAYLASPFDWVVLEGPSGRRKFPMYAGEKAYIQGLKDKFPNEEDTIDKYMKMVQEVAKAVPHMVLLKIIPLPVVRLLDKCGVLAFFSPLLRAATQSLDEVLNQLSASQDLKTVLSYIYPTYGVTPKNASFSLHALLINHFLEGAFYPRGGASEIAFHLIPVIQQAGGTVLTKAKVKSVLLDAAGRACGWTSVHEASVTASAREGVRVKKGQKLLDISSLTVISNAGIFNTYKHLLPEKARCLPGIQTQLGMVQHSLSTLYVFICLRGSKKHLGLEANNCYVYFDTDMDQAMERYLSLSKDQAVAHIPYFFITSASAKDPTWKDRFPDQSTLIMMLPARYEWFEEWQDKPPGKRGSDSEALKDSFIDASLSVLMKLHPQLEGKVHNVSMGSPLSHQFFPAAPHGENYWVDHTLNHLQPHVMATIRAQSPIPNLYLTGQDVFTCGLFRALHGALLCSSTILQRNVYLDLLRLQTQVPVALPKRVN, via the exons ATGGCCAAGAGCCTTCAGGAGCCGGGCCGGCGGGCCATCGCCTCCCTTCCCCGGGCAGAGGTGCCCCAGGAGCCGGAGGCCACGGGGCTGATATGGCTGTGGGCCGCCTTGGGGCTGCTGACTGGCCTCCTGCTGCTAATGGCCGTGGTCCGGAGGCTCGTCCTGGGCTGCCGCTGGGACGACCCCAACCCCTTCGCCGAGGACGGGAGGAGGCCCCCGCTGGCGCCGGTGACTGACCAGGAGGTCCGCAGGAGGGTCCTCCAGCAAG ATTTCTCAGAAGCTCGAGTGCCAGCCCAGCTGGATGCAGTGGTGATTGGGAGTGGTATCGGGGGCCTGGCAGTAGCTGCCATCCTAGCCAAAGCAGGAAAACGGGTTCTAGTACTGGAGCAGCACACTATGGCGGGGGGCTGTTGCCATATCTTTGACCAGGATGCCCTGGAGTTTGATACAG GGATCCACTATgttgggcaaatgaaaaagggaagCTTTAGCCGTTTCCTCCTGGACCAGATCACAGAGGGGCAGTTGCACTGGGCTTACCTGGCTTCCCCATTTGATTGGGTGGTGCTGGAGGGACCTAGTGGCAGAAGGAAGTTTCCCATGTATGCTGGGGAGAAAGCCTATATTCAAGGCCTCAAGGACAAGTTTCCTAATGAAGAAGACACCATTGACAAGTACATGAAGATGGTTCAG GAGGTAGCAAAAGCAGTTCCTCACATGGTCCTGCTGAAGATCATCCCTCTGCCAGTGGTGAGGCTGCTGGATAAGTGTGGGGTGCTggcctttttctcccctctcctgaGAGCAGCCACCCAGAGCTTAGATGAGGTCCTCAACCAGCTGTCTGCCTCCCAGGACCTCAAAACTGTGCTCAGCTACATCTACCCCACCTATG GTGTGACCCCAAAGAATGCCAGCTTCTCTCTGCATGCCTTACTAATAAATCACTTCTTGGAAGGGGCATTTTACCCTCGGGGAGGTGCCAGTGAGATAGCTTTTCACCTCATCCCAGTGATTCAACAGGCAGGGGGTACGGTCCTTACCAAGGCAAAAGTGAAGAGTGTGCTGCTGGATGCTGCCGGAAGAGCCTGTG GTTGGACCTCAGTTCATGAAGCCTCTGTGACAGCCTCAGCCAGGGAAG GTGTTAGGGTGAAGAAAGGACAAAAGCTGTTGGATATCTCTTCTCTCACTGTGATCTCCAATGCAGGTATATTTAATACCTACAAGCACTTGTTGCCTGAGAAAGCCCGCTGTTTACCAG GGATACAAACTCAGCTGGGAATGGTGCAGCACAGCCTGTCTACACTTTATGTCTTCATCTGTCTCCGAGGCTCCAAGAAACACCTGGGTCTGGAAGCCAACAACTGTTACGTCTACTTTGACACAGACATGGACCAAGC GATGGAGAGATACTTGTCCCTCTCCAAGGACCAAGCTGTGGCACACATTCCCTATTTCTTCATCACCTCAGCATCAGCCAAAGACCCAACATGGAAGGACAGATTCCCAG ACCAGTCAACACTGATTATGATGCTGCCCGCCCGCTACGAGTGGTTTGAGGAATGGCAGGACAAGCCCCCAGGCAAGAGGGGGAGTGACAGTGAGGCTCTGAAGGACTCCTTCATAGATGCTTCCTTGTCTGTTTTGATGAAACTTCACCCTCAGTTGGAGGGGAAG GTTCATAATGTTTCAATGGGGAGCCCACTCAGTCATCAGTTCTTCCCAGCTGCCCCCCATGGAGAGAACTATTGGGTTGACCACACCCTGAACCATCTACAGCCTCATGTAATGGCCACAATACGAGCTCAGAGCCCCATTCCCAATCTCTATCTTACAG GGCAGGACGTGTTCACTTGTGGTCTGTTCAGGGCCCTCCATGGGGCCCTCTTGTGCAGCAGCACCATCCTGCAGAGGAATGTGTACCTGGACCTCCTGCGGCTCCAGACTCAGGTCCCTGTTGCCCTGCCCAAGAGGGTGAATTAG
- the LOC141495201 gene encoding all-trans-retinol 13,14-reductase-like isoform X4 has product MAKSLQEPGRRAIASLPRAEVPQEPEATGLIWLWAALGLLTGLLLLMAVVRRLVLGCRWDDPNPFAEDGRRPPLAPVTDQEVRRRVLQQDFSEARVPAQLDAVVIGSGIGGLAVAAILAKAGKRVLVLEQHTMAGGCCHIFDQDALEFDTGIHYVGQMKKGSFSRFLLDQITEGQLHWAYLASPFDWVVLEGPSGRRKFPMYAGEKAYIQGLKDKFPNEEDTIDKYMKMVQEVAKAVPHMVLLKIIPLPVVRLLDKCGVLAFFSPLLRAATQSLDEVLNQLSASQDLKTVLSYIYPTYGVTPKNASFSLHALLINHFLEGAFYPRGGASEIAFHLIPVIQQAGGTVLTKAKVKSVLLDAAGRACGVRVKKGQKLLDISSLTVISNAGIQTQLGMVQHSLSTLYVFICLRGSKKHLGLEANNCYVYFDTDMDQAMERYLSLSKDQAVAHIPYFFITSASAKDPTWKDRFPDQSTLIMMLPARYEWFEEWQDKPPGKRGSDSEALKDSFIDASLSVLMKLHPQLEGKVHNVSMGSPLSHQFFPAAPHGENYWVDHTLNHLQPHVMATIRAQSPIPNLYLTGQDVFTCGLFRALHGALLCSSTILQRNVYLDLLRLQTQVPVALPKRVN; this is encoded by the exons ATGGCCAAGAGCCTTCAGGAGCCGGGCCGGCGGGCCATCGCCTCCCTTCCCCGGGCAGAGGTGCCCCAGGAGCCGGAGGCCACGGGGCTGATATGGCTGTGGGCCGCCTTGGGGCTGCTGACTGGCCTCCTGCTGCTAATGGCCGTGGTCCGGAGGCTCGTCCTGGGCTGCCGCTGGGACGACCCCAACCCCTTCGCCGAGGACGGGAGGAGGCCCCCGCTGGCGCCGGTGACTGACCAGGAGGTCCGCAGGAGGGTCCTCCAGCAAG ATTTCTCAGAAGCTCGAGTGCCAGCCCAGCTGGATGCAGTGGTGATTGGGAGTGGTATCGGGGGCCTGGCAGTAGCTGCCATCCTAGCCAAAGCAGGAAAACGGGTTCTAGTACTGGAGCAGCACACTATGGCGGGGGGCTGTTGCCATATCTTTGACCAGGATGCCCTGGAGTTTGATACAG GGATCCACTATgttgggcaaatgaaaaagggaagCTTTAGCCGTTTCCTCCTGGACCAGATCACAGAGGGGCAGTTGCACTGGGCTTACCTGGCTTCCCCATTTGATTGGGTGGTGCTGGAGGGACCTAGTGGCAGAAGGAAGTTTCCCATGTATGCTGGGGAGAAAGCCTATATTCAAGGCCTCAAGGACAAGTTTCCTAATGAAGAAGACACCATTGACAAGTACATGAAGATGGTTCAG GAGGTAGCAAAAGCAGTTCCTCACATGGTCCTGCTGAAGATCATCCCTCTGCCAGTGGTGAGGCTGCTGGATAAGTGTGGGGTGCTggcctttttctcccctctcctgaGAGCAGCCACCCAGAGCTTAGATGAGGTCCTCAACCAGCTGTCTGCCTCCCAGGACCTCAAAACTGTGCTCAGCTACATCTACCCCACCTATG GTGTGACCCCAAAGAATGCCAGCTTCTCTCTGCATGCCTTACTAATAAATCACTTCTTGGAAGGGGCATTTTACCCTCGGGGAGGTGCCAGTGAGATAGCTTTTCACCTCATCCCAGTGATTCAACAGGCAGGGGGTACGGTCCTTACCAAGGCAAAAGTGAAGAGTGTGCTGCTGGATGCTGCCGGAAGAGCCTGTG GTGTTAGGGTGAAGAAAGGACAAAAGCTGTTGGATATCTCTTCTCTCACTGTGATCTCCAATGCAG GGATACAAACTCAGCTGGGAATGGTGCAGCACAGCCTGTCTACACTTTATGTCTTCATCTGTCTCCGAGGCTCCAAGAAACACCTGGGTCTGGAAGCCAACAACTGTTACGTCTACTTTGACACAGACATGGACCAAGC GATGGAGAGATACTTGTCCCTCTCCAAGGACCAAGCTGTGGCACACATTCCCTATTTCTTCATCACCTCAGCATCAGCCAAAGACCCAACATGGAAGGACAGATTCCCAG ACCAGTCAACACTGATTATGATGCTGCCCGCCCGCTACGAGTGGTTTGAGGAATGGCAGGACAAGCCCCCAGGCAAGAGGGGGAGTGACAGTGAGGCTCTGAAGGACTCCTTCATAGATGCTTCCTTGTCTGTTTTGATGAAACTTCACCCTCAGTTGGAGGGGAAG GTTCATAATGTTTCAATGGGGAGCCCACTCAGTCATCAGTTCTTCCCAGCTGCCCCCCATGGAGAGAACTATTGGGTTGACCACACCCTGAACCATCTACAGCCTCATGTAATGGCCACAATACGAGCTCAGAGCCCCATTCCCAATCTCTATCTTACAG GGCAGGACGTGTTCACTTGTGGTCTGTTCAGGGCCCTCCATGGGGCCCTCTTGTGCAGCAGCACCATCCTGCAGAGGAATGTGTACCTGGACCTCCTGCGGCTCCAGACTCAGGTCCCTGTTGCCCTGCCCAAGAGGGTGAATTAG
- the LOC141495201 gene encoding all-trans-retinol 13,14-reductase-like isoform X5, translating to MAKSLQEPGRRAIASLPRAEVPQEPEATGLIWLWAALGLLTGLLLLMAVVRRLVLGCRWDDPNPFAEDGRRPPLAPVTDQEVRRRVLQQDFSEARVPAQLDAVVIGSGIGGLAVAAILAKAGKRVLVLEQHTMAGGCCHIFDQDALEFDTGIHYVGQMKKGSFSRFLLDQITEGQLHWAYLASPFDWVVLEGPSGRRKFPMYAGEKAYIQGLKDKFPNEEDTIDKYMKMVQEVAKAVPHMVLLKIIPLPVVRLLDKCGVLAFFSPLLRAATQSLDEVLNQLSASQDLKTVLSYIYPTYGVRVKKGQKLLDISSLTVISNAGIFNTYKHLLPEKARCLPGIQTQLGMVQHSLSTLYVFICLRGSKKHLGLEANNCYVYFDTDMDQAMERYLSLSKDQAVAHIPYFFITSASAKDPTWKDRFPDQSTLIMMLPARYEWFEEWQDKPPGKRGSDSEALKDSFIDASLSVLMKLHPQLEGKVHNVSMGSPLSHQFFPAAPHGENYWVDHTLNHLQPHVMATIRAQSPIPNLYLTGQDVFTCGLFRALHGALLCSSTILQRNVYLDLLRLQTQVPVALPKRVN from the exons ATGGCCAAGAGCCTTCAGGAGCCGGGCCGGCGGGCCATCGCCTCCCTTCCCCGGGCAGAGGTGCCCCAGGAGCCGGAGGCCACGGGGCTGATATGGCTGTGGGCCGCCTTGGGGCTGCTGACTGGCCTCCTGCTGCTAATGGCCGTGGTCCGGAGGCTCGTCCTGGGCTGCCGCTGGGACGACCCCAACCCCTTCGCCGAGGACGGGAGGAGGCCCCCGCTGGCGCCGGTGACTGACCAGGAGGTCCGCAGGAGGGTCCTCCAGCAAG ATTTCTCAGAAGCTCGAGTGCCAGCCCAGCTGGATGCAGTGGTGATTGGGAGTGGTATCGGGGGCCTGGCAGTAGCTGCCATCCTAGCCAAAGCAGGAAAACGGGTTCTAGTACTGGAGCAGCACACTATGGCGGGGGGCTGTTGCCATATCTTTGACCAGGATGCCCTGGAGTTTGATACAG GGATCCACTATgttgggcaaatgaaaaagggaagCTTTAGCCGTTTCCTCCTGGACCAGATCACAGAGGGGCAGTTGCACTGGGCTTACCTGGCTTCCCCATTTGATTGGGTGGTGCTGGAGGGACCTAGTGGCAGAAGGAAGTTTCCCATGTATGCTGGGGAGAAAGCCTATATTCAAGGCCTCAAGGACAAGTTTCCTAATGAAGAAGACACCATTGACAAGTACATGAAGATGGTTCAG GAGGTAGCAAAAGCAGTTCCTCACATGGTCCTGCTGAAGATCATCCCTCTGCCAGTGGTGAGGCTGCTGGATAAGTGTGGGGTGCTggcctttttctcccctctcctgaGAGCAGCCACCCAGAGCTTAGATGAGGTCCTCAACCAGCTGTCTGCCTCCCAGGACCTCAAAACTGTGCTCAGCTACATCTACCCCACCTATG GTGTTAGGGTGAAGAAAGGACAAAAGCTGTTGGATATCTCTTCTCTCACTGTGATCTCCAATGCAGGTATATTTAATACCTACAAGCACTTGTTGCCTGAGAAAGCCCGCTGTTTACCAG GGATACAAACTCAGCTGGGAATGGTGCAGCACAGCCTGTCTACACTTTATGTCTTCATCTGTCTCCGAGGCTCCAAGAAACACCTGGGTCTGGAAGCCAACAACTGTTACGTCTACTTTGACACAGACATGGACCAAGC GATGGAGAGATACTTGTCCCTCTCCAAGGACCAAGCTGTGGCACACATTCCCTATTTCTTCATCACCTCAGCATCAGCCAAAGACCCAACATGGAAGGACAGATTCCCAG ACCAGTCAACACTGATTATGATGCTGCCCGCCCGCTACGAGTGGTTTGAGGAATGGCAGGACAAGCCCCCAGGCAAGAGGGGGAGTGACAGTGAGGCTCTGAAGGACTCCTTCATAGATGCTTCCTTGTCTGTTTTGATGAAACTTCACCCTCAGTTGGAGGGGAAG GTTCATAATGTTTCAATGGGGAGCCCACTCAGTCATCAGTTCTTCCCAGCTGCCCCCCATGGAGAGAACTATTGGGTTGACCACACCCTGAACCATCTACAGCCTCATGTAATGGCCACAATACGAGCTCAGAGCCCCATTCCCAATCTCTATCTTACAG GGCAGGACGTGTTCACTTGTGGTCTGTTCAGGGCCCTCCATGGGGCCCTCTTGTGCAGCAGCACCATCCTGCAGAGGAATGTGTACCTGGACCTCCTGCGGCTCCAGACTCAGGTCCCTGTTGCCCTGCCCAAGAGGGTGAATTAG